The Xenorhabdus ishibashii DNA window CATGGCCGCAACGCCAAACTGTTTGTGAGCTACCAGTGGTAAAAGAATAAACAGCCTATTATCTCGATTTTAAATAGAAATTGTTTTTAAACACCCTTTTTAAGGAGCTAGCAACTGTGAATCAATCACTTTATGAACGTTACCTACAAGCCAAGGCAGAAAATAAAGCTAAATATGCCCGCGATCTGGCGGCTTACCTCAGCGTCAGCGAAGGAGAGTTATTGCATAGCCGTGTTGGTATCGACGCAAAACGTTTGAATATTGACGCATCGACTCTGCTTCAGGAACTGGCAACAGTTGGTGAAACCAAGGCGATTACCCGTAATGACTTCGCCGTTCATGAACATATTGGCCGCTACGAAAATACCAAATTTAGTCCACATGTTGGTTTGATCCTTAATCCGCGCGAGCTTGACCTGCGCCTATTCTTCGAACACTGGAATAGCGTTTTCTCTTTAGTTGAACCCGCCAAGAATGGTGTGCGTCATAGCATTCAATTTTTTGACCGCCAAGGCGATGCGTTGCATAAAGTATATGCCACCAGCAACACCGATATGGCTGCATGGGATGCACTGATTGAAAAATATCAGACGAGTGAAAACCCAGTGCTGAAAATCCAACCGGAAGAAGTACCTGAACATGCAGAAGTCACAGAACAACTGAAAACACAGCTAGATGAGGAATGGCGTGCCATGACTGACGTTCATCAATTCTTCATCATGATGAAACGTCACAATCTTAACCGCCAGCAGATTTTCAATGCAGTTAAAGATGATTTGGCTTATCGTGTGGATAATTCAGCGCTCACTCAAATTGTTGAAGTTGCCTATAAAGATCAAAACGAAATCATGATCTTTGTCGGAAACCGTGGTTGTGTCCAGATTTTCACGGGTAAATTGGAACGCCTGATGCCTTATCAGGAAGAAAATTCTTCTCAGAAATGGCTCAACATTTTCAATCGCAATTTCACCCTACATCTGATTGAAAGTGCTATCGCAGAAAGCTGGGTGACCCGCAAACCGACTGATTGTGGCTTCGTCACCAGCCTTGAATTGTTTGATGCCAACGGCAACCAAATCGCACAGTTGTACGGCCAACGCACTGAAGGCACTCCTGAGCAAGCCCAATGGCGTGAACAAATTGCTGCTTTACCTAAACTGCAACCAGAACAGGAAACTTGTGTAGCATGAAAAAATGGCTTCTAACATTTATGCTTGCCATCTCTTTCAATGTGTTCTCTGCTGAACGCATTGTTACCATTGGTGGCGATGTGTCTGAAATTGTTTTTGCACTTGGCGAAGGACAGCACGTTGTCGCAAGGGACAGTACCAGCCAAAATCCCAAGGAACTGCTCTCTTTACCCGATGTCGGGTATATGAGGATGTTGAATTCAGAAGGGATTCTATCCATGCGCCCATCACTCGTGATTGCAAGTGAGGCAGCTCAACCTTCTCTGGCACTCAAGCAAGTCGAAGATTCCGGTGTAAAAGTCATTAAAGTAACCAGCGAAACCTCGTTAGAAGCCGTTCCTGCAAAAATCATGACCGTCGCCAAGGCGGTCAACCAGGAAAAACGTGGTGAAGCATTGATTGTTCAATATCGGCAACAGCTTGCAAATATAGCCACGTCAGATATTTCCACCAAAATCGTCTTTGTTATGAGTCATGGAGGTATCATGCCAATGGCGGCTGGTCAGAAAACCGCAGCCGATCAAATTATTCGGGCTATTGGTGCAAAAAATGCGATGCAAGGTTTTCAGGGATACCGTCCTTTATCTCAAGAGGGTGTTATTGCCAGCAAGCCTGATTTACTGCTAGTCAGTACCGAAGGGCTAAAAACGTTAGGTGGAATGGATAAAATTTGGCAACTCCCAGGGTTAAGTTTCACACCTGCTGGAAAGAAAAAACAGGTTGTGGTTGTTGATGAAATGGGCCTGCTTGGATTTGGTCTGCAAACACCTGCTGTAATGAAACAAGTCCGTGATGCCGCGGAGAAAGTGCAATGAATCACTCCCGTTCCCCCAGTCTCGGTGTGATAGTGCTGAGCTTATTGCTACTCTTTCTGGCAATTAGTTCAGCAAATATGGGGGCATTGCCACTCTCTTTTAAAACACTGTGGGGGGCCTCTTTGGATGACCCACAGTGGCAAATTTGGTTAAATATTCGGTTACCACGTATTTTGCTGGCGATCCTTGTTGGAGGCGCGCTGGCTGTATCTGGTGCAGTAATGCAAGGGTTATTCCGTAACCCTCTGGCCGATCCTGGGCTATTAGGGATCAGTAGTGGTGCAGCACTTACCGTCGCAATGTTTATTGTGTTGCCTTTCGCTTTACCTGCCAGCATTACGTTGTACGGACATATTATTGCAGCGTTTATTGGCAGTTTATTGGTATCATCCCTGATATTCATTCTTAATAAATATAATCACGGCAACCTGTCAAAGTTACTCCTTGCAGGCATCGCCATTAATGCACTATGTGCGTCATTTATTGGCGTATTGAGTTATATCAGTAACGACCAACAATTACGCCAATTTTCCATTTGGA harbors:
- a CDS encoding hemin-degrading factor; its protein translation is MNQSLYERYLQAKAENKAKYARDLAAYLSVSEGELLHSRVGIDAKRLNIDASTLLQELATVGETKAITRNDFAVHEHIGRYENTKFSPHVGLILNPRELDLRLFFEHWNSVFSLVEPAKNGVRHSIQFFDRQGDALHKVYATSNTDMAAWDALIEKYQTSENPVLKIQPEEVPEHAEVTEQLKTQLDEEWRAMTDVHQFFIMMKRHNLNRQQIFNAVKDDLAYRVDNSALTQIVEVAYKDQNEIMIFVGNRGCVQIFTGKLERLMPYQEENSSQKWLNIFNRNFTLHLIESAIAESWVTRKPTDCGFVTSLELFDANGNQIAQLYGQRTEGTPEQAQWREQIAALPKLQPEQETCVA
- a CDS encoding heme/hemin ABC transporter substrate-binding protein; its protein translation is MKKWLLTFMLAISFNVFSAERIVTIGGDVSEIVFALGEGQHVVARDSTSQNPKELLSLPDVGYMRMLNSEGILSMRPSLVIASEAAQPSLALKQVEDSGVKVIKVTSETSLEAVPAKIMTVAKAVNQEKRGEALIVQYRQQLANIATSDISTKIVFVMSHGGIMPMAAGQKTAADQIIRAIGAKNAMQGFQGYRPLSQEGVIASKPDLLLVSTEGLKTLGGMDKIWQLPGLSFTPAGKKKQVVVVDEMGLLGFGLQTPAVMKQVRDAAEKVQ
- a CDS encoding FecCD family ABC transporter permease → MNHSRSPSLGVIVLSLLLLFLAISSANMGALPLSFKTLWGASLDDPQWQIWLNIRLPRILLAILVGGALAVSGAVMQGLFRNPLADPGLLGISSGAALTVAMFIVLPFALPASITLYGHIIAAFIGSLLVSSLIFILNKYNHGNLSKLLLAGIAINALCASFIGVLSYISNDQQLRQFSIWMMGSLSQIEWPTLAIAASLIIPVCILAISQSRKLNLLQLGDEEAHYLGVNVQRTKYQLLLLSALLVGCAVALTGVIGFIGLVIPHLARQRFGGDHTWLLPISALGGACLLLKADTLARTLVSPAEMPVGLITGLIGAPYFLWLILKPSRNR